DNA from Podarcis muralis chromosome 13, rPodMur119.hap1.1, whole genome shotgun sequence:
AAACACCTGGTTACTCATCCAAAAATGTAAACACCCCCATAACCCTGTTGACATAAAAAAAGTATTCCAAAAAAATCAAAAGTGGGgatgcctgccaaatctctgctggaagagtgttccttCCACAGCTTGGGAGCAGTGGCAGAAATTGCCCAACTTCTGGCTGAGGCCAGTCAGAAACATGGAGGACATCACAGCTCAATGCATATGccggccaggcaaaagcactcagagGGCAGAGGGCAAGGGGGGTTAGGGGTGTGGTCAAAGGAGAGGGGGCATGGACTAGACTTCGAGGGCCATGCAAAAAATGGTGCACCTAATGAGGATGAACCCTTCACAGGGTTGGACTATATGGGTATCAGAAAGCCTCCATGTCAGGCGTCCCACTGTGTGGGAGTTGTGGGCAAGGATGGGCGAACCTTACAATTTCAGGTTCTCTCAgtttatttttccaattttaaatacCAATCTTAGACTTGGTTCTTTAGTCggctgaaaaaacaaaaacaaaacagtcctcatgaaagttcatcagcattttactgtgaatttcttctaactagtactatttttctagaaaaagaggtgccaaagcTCACCATAAACttctcccttattctcttagaatggcagtggcgcctacctgagaggtgctagagctgaactctggctggaaaaaagccctgcttctaACATATATGTTTGCATACAATTTCGCCTAATACAGTTGTACCATAGAAGTCAAACGgaattccaaaatgtttgaaaaccaaagtacagcttctgattggctgcatgaagctcctgcagccaatcaaaagctacAGAAGCCCtgccggatgttcggcttccaaaaatagtttgcaaaccagaacagtcatttccaggtttgcgaagttcgagagccaaaacattcaggaattAAGCCaatcaacttccaaggtacaactgtatacatatttttgcaggacaatttcccctgatataatgcacTATATATACATaacatatgttattttcacaaatatatgcatttgatgcacactttacctcagtATGTGTTCTTCTATTCTATACACATTGCTTGACtagagaagtgcattgcaaactTCAGAGAATTGCACATTTCAGAGCACAGCTGTGGGGTTtgtgtgttgtttcagaaagtgcaacttAGGTAGGAGCACAAACTCTCTGATCCCTACTTGTTGGGGGGAAGCAGAGGACCTTTAATTTGGAATGCCACAATGCCCTAacacaggtgtggggaatctttcatggctggactacagttcccatcagtcccagcaagtgGCCAAGGACAtaggaagttgtagttcagcaacaactggagggtctCACCTTCCTCAGAAGGTCAACCCAGCTCCCTAagagcagtggcagagcttcatgctctggcaccagggggcggagagcaggcaggggcggggctggcacacATCTTGGGGACGTGGTGCATCGCCTGCAGGGGTGTGGTGCACgttctgggggcgtggcacccagtgcaggcggggggcagccgcgatggcaccccaccaggatcgcactGCCGGGAGCGGtgcgctccctccgcactcctcttcctccgccagtggctaAGAGCTTACCTGAAATAGCAAAACCGCTGAAACCCACGGCCAGAACAAGGAAAGAAATTGCTACGCCTTTGCTGTGGGAATAGCCAACCACTAAGAGGAGTGTGGCTTCCATGCCAAAACCTGACGAAGAAGGAAGAACAGAGAAAGTGAGTGTGGACACACAGCTCCTGCACACAAGCACAGCTGTGTCTATTTTCAACTTCTGACTGTGATCGCGCTGCATAAGAAACTAGAGCAGGGTGTACATAAAACTTACATGTGGCTGTGCGTGCTGCTAATTTTTCTTTGCTAATGGAAGGGGAAGGGTGTCATAACTTAGCAGGGCTGCAAATGAGCCCTAGAGCATATGCTATGCATATAGAAGGCCTCAGTTTTTGGCAATCACAGGTGGAAAAAATTGCTGTTGCACCCAGATCCCACTTGCCGGCTGGCCTctggtatctggctggccactgtgagaacagagtgctggactagaagggcctttgACCTGGTCCAGAAGTGATCTTGTGATGTTCTTAAGTTCAATCCCCCAACATCTGCAACACATGGTATGCATGTGTCATTTCAACACCAATTCATTCTCCCAGGCATTAAAAATCCTTTTAAGCCACTCTGGAAGCTTGTGTTTTATTTATCCACTGtgtggttgctttttaaaaaatctattgtgTTATAGCTGATGTTTTACTCTGTTTGATCTTATGGTTGATTGtgtaactttattttattttcgtcTTAAGCTGTCCTGAGAGCTGAGATGCGCTGATGGTGCAGGATGAAAATGTAACAAATGAGCTAACGAATAAAAAGCCAGCCTTGAGCAGAAAAGATCAAAGGCAGTCATGAGAAAGACCTTTCTCCGCATAAGGCAGgatcccccaacctggtgcctgcagACATggctggactacacttcccatcatccttgaccatgggctgatgggagttgtagtccatccacGCCTGGAATGTGCCAAATTGGGGAATGCCAGCATTAAGGTATTTGTCAGCAGTATGGTCCTGGGTTATATGGACTTGGTATAAGACTGACTCATGAATAAATGAGGGGCAGGGGAGGTTGCAACTTTGTGAAAAGTGAACTGGCAAGAGGAGAGCTTGCTAAAAGCAAGAGCGCAGGGTCCACTGCAACCCACAGGACAGGGATACAGGACAGAAATACGTGGTGATTTCTCATGCCCTCCTACTGGAAACTAGGGCTGGGagatatcagcttttcaacactgcgatgtatcagcagctaaacattgtgatagagtgatacattgcaatgttgaaaagcagagggaggaacaagctgcattGTCCTCAGCCCCGCAAGGTGCTGGGGTGAAACTGCCTCCACTCCCAATGTAGCTTTTTCCTTCCTCTGCGCACCAGGCACTGGTGTACGAGGGACTCAGGAGCGACGGCAGTTTCACCCACGACATAATGCTGGCGCCATCAGCCTACTAGAAACCCCAGAAAAGCATTCTAAGCAGGACATGGAAACCTCTAAGGGATTTTGCATTCATGAGCTAAAAAACTGAGGTGTGCCCGTCcctgcgaaagaaagaaagacatctCAATAAAAAACAGAGATTCTGAGAAACCTGTGCAAGTTCCTGGATTCTGTCTCTAATGCATTTGCTTCAGATATTGTGGCACTCTCAGTACTGCTTAGATGCTGctgggctccaacttccatcatccctggatATTTGCCATGCTAGttgggggcagatgggagttggagtccagcagcaggtTCTGGAGGGCAGCAAGTCCCCTACTCCTGGCCTGGGCACTTTTCTGTAGAAACCTTTCCCACTGCCCACTTTCCCACAGCCACCTGCCCCTTACTGGAGTCCGGGTATCTATCAACCAAGCCTTAACCCTCCTCCCTGAGCCGTTTCTCCAACAATGCCTTTCTCTCTCACCCCCACAGTTCATCATCTTGCGGACGTTGGTGGTAGACATGATCCTCCGCGTCCGCAGGTAGTCGGCGATTTGGCCCCCAATGGGCACGATGATTGTCATGACCAGGTGAGGCAAAGCAGAAAGCATGCCCACCTGCACAGGAAGGGACAAAAAGGCAGAGGCGGCCCATAAGTTCCAGGCACAGGAGGATGTTTAAAAACACTTAAGAAAATCCAGCTGTCATGTGgggtcttttttcttttgaacATTACGTTTATGACCAAGGGCACTCGCAGGATATTTTGCAAGTGGGGagaagggcagtgtgtgtgtgtgtgtgtgtgtgtgtgtgtgtgtgtgtgtgtgtgtccgtccaagTAGAACACTGGAAGGGCAGGATGAGGCTtatttctcacacacaaaaatgagaatAGTACCTATACTTTTTGTCTCATGTAGCAGGTTCTGCAAACTTAAGAGTTTTATCCAGCtgaagtcttactcagagtagacccactgaaagtgaGACTGCCATGcccatgaatttcaatgggttgACTAATACGTAGGACTCAGTTGAAGACAACTCTTAAGTTGTGTAAAACTGATGTACAAGACAAAAtgtgtaggtacagtggtaccttgggttacagacacttcaggttacagactgctaacccagaaatattaacttgggttaagaactttgcttcaggatgagaacagaaatcgtgtggtggtggggcggcggcagtgggaggccccattagctaaagtggtacctcaagttaaaaacagtttcaggttaagaacgaacctccagaatgaattaagttcttaacccgaggtaccactgtacctttcttCTCGCTTTTTTGGTGAGAAATTAGCCTGATAACATTGGGTGGTTTTTAAATACgttttactcaaagcagacccactgaatgaATGAACATGGCTAAGTCAGGCCCGCTAATTCCAATGGATCTAGTCTGAGTGAAATTTAGTTGCCAGCCACCCATTGGATATAACCTGtgctctctttaaaaacaaaaatgaaagccCAGAATCTTGGGATTATAGTTCCTGGTGGTGGGGGAACTGCCCTTCCACAGACACCCATGTTGAAAACATTATATAATTCTGTCAAAGGACTTCAAACCCAATTCCAGTAGTCCTCTTCGCCATCACCGACTGCTTCCTAGTAGTAGTTGTGGCAGGAGCAGCGGTGGCAGGTGAGGGAGCAGAGTGACGGAACTGAACTTGCCAAGAGAGGGAGGAGACAAGGCGAGGTGTGATGAGGTCAGAGGAGCTCTGGGCTGGTAGTGGCCACTCAAGTGCACCTGCAGGGCCGCCAATGTCAATTCAAGGAGCCCCTGGTCTTGCTGAAGCCTCACATTACCCCAATCCTCTCCTTACAAGTCCCATTGCCAGTGggagggtgccattgccattgccactccaaccacacacacaaaccctgccCATGCGCTGCGGCTGTGTAGATGTATGTTTTGGAATCCTGAAATTTGATCCGGCTAATTTCTGaagttttatatttttcttcttttttaaaaaaataaaaagtctatACTGCACATAGAGCCATAgaatataaaaaaggaaacatcttggttccttttctctctgtgtgtctttgttttAGATTTTTGAACCTGTTTTCTCTCAGAGTGCATTCCTGCTCAACCTTGCCCCAGCATACGATGGAAGAACAATTGGCACGTGGCTAGGGccatcttttctttctcttaTCAGCACAGAATGAAACACCCTctgctaattaattaattaacgaCAACAGCAATATCCGCCACTCTTCACCGGTAGGTCCCAAGACCGGGTTAGAACAATTtcaaattcagtattaaaaacagcgAAGAGAACTTATGGACAAGTCTCCAATTTCTTGCCCcaacacgtgcacacacacacacacacacctcaaaccaAGGGCAATTTCTCTCACCTTGCTGATTTCAAAGCCAAAGACTTCTTCAAAATAGGCCGGCTGGCTAATTAAGAGCAAATAGAAGGTCCAGCTCCGGCAAAAGTTGGCCACAATAATGGCGTAGACAGGCATGGAAGTGAAGAACTTGCGCCAGGGTGCTTTGAATTTCTGCCAAGAggtagggaggagagagagagagagagagagagagagagagagagagagagagaaatatgaaaATATTAATGGAGTTGCCTCACATCCTCGCATATCCCCACCGCAGTGCTGTCGCAGGACTTCAGAGGCCACTTGcctcctcaaaaatggtgccccaTGAAGCTGCTGAGAGCTTCCCTACTGCAGAGAGATCTTCAACGCCTGCCACCtcaccaccatacatttaaagcatatgcttccctgctccccaaatcctgggagctgtagtttcctgCTCACGGAGctctaactctcagcacccttaaactacagttcccaggattctttgggggaagtcgtgctttaaatatatggtgtgtgcgcagtttctttctctctgctctCTCATATCCTTGCCCATGGCCTTTGCTCTTCCACCTTCACCACCCTCACCTGTCCAAATgtctcatatgaacctgccctgCAGCCCAGTTTGCTTGGAGCTGCCTGATACCACCACTAGGCCCCATATGCACTCGGCATTTGAAGCAGTATTCTACCACTTTGAACAAttaggcttcccccaaagaatcctgggaactgtagtttgttaagagtgccgaGTGTttctaggagacccctattcccctcacacaggtgccattctcagagtggtttagcagtcaaccgctcttcccagggaactctgtagCTCGGGACCTGTCTTTTTGAcctcctgccttctttcttattttcatttttcaacGCTTCATACTATGAGCTCAAGGTAGCGTATGTggttctccccccttccccattttatcctcacaagaaccctgtgaggtaggttaacccGAGAGGCAGTAACCAGGCTTCGCAGCCAaggggggattcaaaccctggtttccTAGTGTCGTAGTCAGGCACTCTAGCCACTACGCCACACTCTGTTAAGGCTCCATGCACCTTGTTGGTGTTAacagaaaaatccgagggctcccttggacaaaaacaaagacaccaaccaggataacttggagcaaaacagcagcctgtaggcttcgcctttattgatctgttaaaacagggtgctcccctcacttgcaggagagaggaaggacccagaaaaatggtgtgcaaggtcttataaagacttttgaaattgccaccctgtagatcaagaccacccccagaaacatcatgcatacattacagaaaggaggggttgagggagtagttgtggtggtaacctgagtgtcctgtcatctggctggttccccctttccccctccccatgagtaatttccagaggacaaaggggggttggcagtttcctgcccccagagggaagagctgattattgtcccttgttccagtccgtgctgaatccactcgcatacgcaagttctttgtgatcttgatggtcttctgtctaggaccatcagggttggcatagcaattgtgcagggctcctgtgtatgtacTGGTATGCTCAAGGATTATGGCTGCCCGGTATccaaccttccccattttgtattccttccttcatggagtaaaataaaagtggaacagtgcaaatccgatgtatggttgattttctatgaatttataacagaagtgtagcgtatgtagtgtgtgagtgtgtgtgaagtttgtacaaactgaatgattgggggggggggtttcctgctacAATGGTGCCATATGAATGGCAAGAGAGCAATGCAAGGCACTGACCAGAAGGGGATTCATAAGACTGGCGCTTTCTCCAATGCTTTCTTCTATGTATTTCCTCTCTTCCTCGGTGATGGTTGGGTGCTGGGCAGGACTCTCATAGGAAACCAGCAGCCAGAACATATACCAGAAGATACCAAAGCTGCCTGCCAAGGAACAGAATTGCAGAAGCAGTTGGAGGGAAGGGACCTACGATCTGATCCAACGAGGTTTAGGCAACCGAGAAGGCATGGTAGCCAAAGAGTtggcctctctttcccccccaaattttaaTATCAATTTTCCGAATTTAtaacaaataaaacacacaaataaagaaaaaaaattacaatactaaaacaaaaagcaacaaaaacaaacatataaatacCTAATACTTTAAGGCCTAATTTAGTTTTCATTGTtaactgacttcctcgaatccctcCTTACCGAATTTCATCGAATCACTTTTTAACATCTTTCCAATATCCTCTTTCTAATCAAATTAACACCTTTCGTTTACaatcttcttctcttttcataaTTATCCAAATCCATAATATTTTACAATTCACTCTAGTCCTAGGCCCATTTGGTCCTTTCAAGCAACTTCTACTTATCGTATGTTACAATAtctagctaaatagtctttagaTTTCTCCCACTCTTCTTGGCATGGCCTTTTGGCTGGCTTACCGTAGACGTAGAATACTGAGCTCCACCCGGAATACTGCACTAGGATCCCCGCGAGAGGCATGGCCACCACAGCTCCTGCGTAAGAGCCTGTAACGGCAGAGGGAAAAGGTTAGGCAGGGATACAAGCCGAGATTCCTAACTCCAGTGGGGACTGGTGCCCACTGGGACCGGCAGGGCAGAAGTCAGGGTGACCAGCtggctgtaagtaagaaggcagccaGGCATGGGGTCTGGCTGATGGCAGGCTGggcttggtggggcagtgcccccatTTGCCTAACTGCACCAGCCTTTACTGCCTGACTCCCAGCAGCCCTCGCTACCCCTCTGAGGTTGCTCCCACACTCGCCGTTCCATGACTAGCTGCCATCCTTTGTTATAActattaaaaaggaagaaaaaagggggggagatgaGAGGAAAGCAGTGTTCAACACCCTCTCCCTGCAGAACAGGAACTGTCAAATAACGGGGCAATTCGGGGGGGCAATTCATCAGTTACCCACCAGCGGTGCTGTTTCCTGCTCAGCAAGAACAGTAAGAGGGACAGAATTTGCAAGGGGGGAACTGCGAAAGTCAAGAGGGACCTTTGCTATCtggaaatttaccgtatttttcgctccatatgacacacttttcccctcttaaaatctaaggggaaatgtctgtgtgtcttatggagcggatgtgtggtccctggggctgggggggggggggacccaggcttCCCTCACCAGCCCCGACAAGCTGTGGGAGCAGTGGGAAGACTGCACACAGCCTTTCCGCtactccccgacctgctctttggggctggcagtggctttcctggGGCTGGTGGTGAGGGAAGCTcagctttccccaccgccagccccacaagctgcgGGGAGCAGGGGAAAGGCTGCGTGCCTTCCTACTGCTCCCCGGGGCTGGCGGTGAGGGAAgctcggccagccccacaagcgaAAGGAACCCGAGGCTATCTGGAGAGCGAGAAGGATCCTGGCTGTGGAGTTAGGAATTGCTAGACAACGTGGCATTATGTTAAACTCTGTATGGAACCACTGTTTCAATTCCTCAGAAGCGAAGCAGTCCTCGTGTGAAAGCAACTTACTAGTGAGTTTTCCTAAAGTGAGTCACTCACCCAGAGCTGTTTCAACATGTAAAACCAAACCAGGATGTGATGCGTTTTGATCTAGACTTTGGGACAGGTCTTCTAGGCTTCCGTTTAAGAAGTTTCAACAAGTCAGAAGCCAAAGGACATCAGGTTCAAGGGGGCAACCATGTTTTTTTTGGCATGGGAGGCCCTCCCCGCCCATTTAACTTCGATGGTCGGTGAACATGTTACCTTACCACAGAAGGCTGTTGTCGCCAGGCGGCTGCGTTCCAGGGGGGGTGCCCATTTGCTCCAGATACCGTGGCATGCTGGGTAGGTGACCCCCTGGAGGTGGAGGGCACAGAGAGTTACATAGAGATCAGAGCTACCTTTccactggagagagagggagagaagaggcagGCCCAAGGAACAAGCTCTGCTTCCGACCCATAACTCTGTCCCACCTTGACTCTGTTCTTTACAAGGGGGCTAAGCGCCCCAAAGACAGCGACGGTGCTCTGAGGGAAGGGAGCTGAGGCTTTGGAGAGGAAGGTGGAGAGGTCGATATTACGGGGCGGTGCGAAAGCGCGGAGATTAGGGGTGCGGGCCTTACCTCCACAAGGCCTTGCAAGATCCGCACGAAGATCACGCAGCCAAAGTGGACCCTAGCCGCCGATGGAATGAGCATGTTCAGGGTTGATGTCGCCACAATGGCAAAGCCAAAAACCCTGTGGACCGAAAGGCaggtgttaagaaaaagaaagaaagcccggCCCGTTTGCTTTCCCTCTCATCATTATTCTTTTGATATTTACAGGGGTTTTTTGTTCCACGTGAGCCTGTGAAGTGAGAAGGGAGTCAATGGCCCTAATCACCAGCGACTTTCATGGCTgaaggaggatttgaacccatgtcCCACGTCCACATTCTGATGGTCAGCCAATTGCTCTGAACAGCTCCCTGCCTCTTCCCGCAGGATAATATATACACAAGTGCTGTAGAGACTAGAGACCTGCACAGTGAGAGGACAGGCCTAGGAAACACCATAAGGAACCTTTGCTTTCTCTAGCGAGGGTCTATGTACGCATGTGTGTTTCGAGAtaggtgtttattgtgggatcaGTGATGTTCCTCATGCTTGCTAATTTCTTGCACGCTAAACTTCTTAAATTATCAACTAAAGTTTACTTGAAAAGAACcacaaacttaaaaaaaaagacacaaaatacCAAATTTTTGCTGTAGTGATAATCTGGTTTATACAAAGGTACAGCCAATTTTCATGATCTTCATCTTTCACCAGATAGTGAGCTAACCCAAATGGACCAGGGTATCTTTCTATTCCTGTTCTAAAGAATGAGATCACTAGGGGTGAGCCAAAATCTGCATGTTCCCCCTCTTtgatttacacatacacacactaaaAAAAATACCCTACCTGCATCTTACCTGTTAGCAGCAAATTTCTGTGCTATGAACCCTCCTGGGATCTGGGTGACAATGTAACCCCAGAAGAAGGATCCATGAATCATGCCTACTGTCTCAGGATCCCAGTTGAACTCCGCTTTCTAAAGTGGTGAGAAGAATAGAGGAAAGATTTGTTTCTTGATTACAGCCAGTAGCAGGACTTCGGTCACAGTAGCACCATCCATTCAACGCTCATGGCTCCCTCTCcagccaagaatcctgggaactgtagtttacgtTAATGGTACTCTGCATTGTAGCTCTGTCAGGagtgaactacatttcccataattctttgggaggaagcttgtgctttaagtgtatgttgTGGTGGTCATCCTagtccaggtgtggggaaccagtggccctctagatgctgctgaactacaactcccagcatccctagccaTCGAGCatgctgctggggctgatgggagttgtagttcagcaacatctggagggccaagaggTCCCCACATCTGCTATAGAAGATTGACCCTGGGAAACAGTCAGGGCTCTGGAATGTGTGAAGCAATAGTAAAAAAAGGGAGTGCCTCATTAAATCCAGAAGTGCTTATCTCTGAGTAGACCTATGCAGGACTGGGGATGCTGATCTGATTAGGCATGGTGAAAAACTGAAAAACTTCATTCTGGTTTAGTTATTCCAgaacacttttgtctctggctctgtCCATaattggttctggctccacccaGCACTGCCCTGTGGCCTCCAATGaattaaaggtaaatgtaaaggacccctggacggttaagtccagtcaaaagcgtcTGTGGGAATGCGGCACTCATTTCActtacaggccgagggaaccggtgtttgtccacagacagctttccaggtcatggaaGTGGTttccaagccacttctggcgcaacgggacaccgtgacggaatccagagcgcacggaaacgccatttatcttcctgccgcagcagtacctatttatctaattgcactggtgtgctttcagactgctaggttagcagaagttgggacagagcaacgggagctcaccccgtcgtggggattcgaaccgccgaccttccaatcggcaagcccaagaggctcagtggtttagaccacagcgccacccgcgtcccttggcc
Protein-coding regions in this window:
- the SLC17A7 gene encoding vesicular glutamate transporter 1; translation: MEIRTEELRKFAGRTLGQLNRILDKKQAGGETIELTEEGRAVEVTEKHPPIVDCTCFGLPRRYIIAILCGLGFCISFGIRCNLGVAIVSMVNNNTVYEGDKLVVKKAEFNWDPETVGMIHGSFFWGYIVTQIPGGFIAQKFAANRVFGFAIVATSTLNMLIPSAARVHFGCVIFVRILQGLVEGVTYPACHGIWSKWAPPLERSRLATTAFCGSYAGAVVAMPLAGILVQYSGWSSVFYVYGSFGIFWYMFWLLVSYESPAQHPTITEEERKYIEESIGESASLMNPLLKFKAPWRKFFTSMPVYAIIVANFCRSWTFYLLLISQPAYFEEVFGFEISKVGMLSALPHLVMTIIVPIGGQIADYLRTRRIMSTTNVRKMMNCGGFGMEATLLLVVGYSHSKGVAISFLVLAVGFSGFAISGFNVNHLDIAPRYASILMGISNGVGTLSGMVCPLIVGAMTKHKTREEWQYVFLIASLVHYGGVIFYGIFASGEKQPWAEPEEINEEKCGFINEDELADEEDEAARMAAGGGGGGGGGGYGATKSTSFANGGWTADWDKKEEYVQEPGKDSYMYGTPGERDLS